The following proteins are encoded in a genomic region of Musa acuminata AAA Group cultivar baxijiao chromosome BXJ2-11, Cavendish_Baxijiao_AAA, whole genome shotgun sequence:
- the LOC135583344 gene encoding 26S proteasome non-ATPase regulatory subunit 8 homolog A-like isoform X2 gives MDPKLVEVTQLFERFKAAFVRNDFGACTDLLSHLKVLLTKFPSLPPSYQETPNAVQELTIARDIYEHAVVLSVKTEDQDSFERDFFQLKPFYTDTCGIIPPSPQEYPILGLNLLRLLVQNRIAEFHTELELLPQSALENPCIKHAVELEQSFMEGAYNRVLSARQTVPHDTYVYFLDLLAKTVRDEIAGCSEKAYDYLSINNAKKILMFSTDQELSEYITEDEVVCWPGNSGGVGVGFAEG, from the exons ATGGATCCGAAGCTGGTGGAAGTCACGCAGCTCTTCGAGCGCTTCAAAGCCGCGTTCGTGAGGAACGATTTCGGCGCCTGCACCGATCTCCTCTCCCACCTCAAG GTTCTGCTGACAAAATTTCCTAGTTTGCCACCATCATATCAGGAAACACCAAATGCTGTCCAGGAACTGACAATTGCAA GAGATATATATGAGCATGCTGTTGTCTTGAGTGTGAAGACTGAAGATCAAGATTCTTTTGAAAGAGATTTCTTTCAACTCAAACCGTTCTATACTGATACTTG TGGCATAATACCACCGTCACCCCAAGAGTACCCAATCTTGGGCCTTAACCTTCTGAGGCTGCTTGTACAAAACAGAATAGCGGAATTCCATACTGAACTTGAACTCCTTCCACAAAGTGCTTTGGAGAATCCTTGCATCAAGCATGCCGTGGAGTTGGAACAATCTTTCATGGAAGGTGCTTATAATCGTGTATTAAGTGCGAGACAGACTGTGCCACATGATACTTATGTTTATTTCTTGGATCTTCTTGCGAAGACAGTCAG AGATGAGATTGCTGGGTGCAGTGAAAAAGCCTATGATTATTTGTCAATTAATAATGCcaagaaaattttaatgttcTCTACGGACCAAGAGCTTTCGGAGTATATCACAGAG GATGAGGTGGTCTGTTGGCCGGGAAACAGTGGCGGCGTTGGCGTGGGGTTCGCCGAGGGCTAG
- the LOC135627294 gene encoding transcription factor NIGT1-like gives MDFSATLPSCGDYVRALEEERKKIQVFQRELPLCLQIVTHAIDSARRQMNGHATMSEDGPILEEFIPLKPSSPSSEDRSVDGAAKKSGSAATRADEKPDWLRSVQLWNQEADAFGKVEPPTKPIAVNARRIGGAFHPFEREKHVAAPIPASSSTTSGKGGVGGSGVGGEEKEKEGQSQPHRKARRCWSPELHQRFLHALKQLGGSHVATPKQIRELMKVDGLTNDEVKSHLQKYRLHNRRPSTAVHSSSSNTTNPPIPQFVVVSGIWVPPPDYTVAAPPADAPCTPAVGVFAPAASLPSDSRVRPQQSKQSDRSPTGPQLEKGGRSEESNSSGNAAAFNSLSPAASSSSQTTTASHRLHRS, from the exons ATGGATTTCTCTGCGACGCTGCCGAGCTGTGGCGACTACGTTCGTGCGCTCGAGGAAGAGCGGAAGAAGATACAGGTGTTTCAGAGAGAGCTGCCTCTTTGCCTGCAGATCGTCACGCACG CCATCGACAGTGCAAGACGACAGATGAATGGCCATGCTACGATGAGCGAAGACGGGCCTATTCTGGAGGAGTTCATTCCGTTGAAGCCGAGCTCGCCTTCGTCGGAGGATAGAAGCGTCGATGGAgctgccaagaagagcgggtcggCGGCGACCAGGGCCGATGAGAAGCCGGACTGGCTTAGATCCGTCCAGCTCTGGAATCAGGAAGCGGACGCATTTGGGAAAGTG GAACCTCCGACGAAACCGATAGCAGTGAATGCCAGGAGGATCGGGGGAGCATTCCACCCCTTCGAAAGAGAAAAGCATGTTGCAGCACCAATCCCAGCTTCCAGTTCAACAACTAGTGGAAAAGGAGGAGTTGGTGGTAGTGGTGTTGGtggagaagagaaggagaaggaagggCAGTCTCAGCCTCATAGGAAGGCGAGACGGTGTTGGTCACCGGAGCTCCACCAACGATTCCTGCACGCCCTCAAACAGCTCGGTGGCTCCCATG TCGCGACGCCGAAGCAGATCAGAGAGCTGATGAAGGTGGATGGCCTCACCAACGATGAGGTCAAGAGCCATTTGCAG AAATACCGGCTGCACAATCGGCGGCCGAGCACTGCAgttcacagcagcagcagcaacaccacCAATCCTCCCATTCCCCAGTTTGTGGTGGTCAGCGGCATATGGGTTCCACCTCCAGATTACACAGTTGCAGCACCACCGGCCGATGCTCCTTGTACTCCTGCAGTTGGAGTTTTTGCCCCTGCGGCATCACTCCCGTCAGACTCGAGAGTGCGGCCGCAGCAGAGCAAGCAATCGGACAGGTCGCCCACAGGGCCACAGCTCGAGAAAGGTGGACGCAGCGAAGAAAGTAACAGCAGCGGGAATGCTGCTGCTTTCAACTCTCTTTCTCCTGCCGCCTCTTCTTCCTCACAGACCACCACAGCCTCGCATCGTTTACACAGATCTTGA
- the LOC135626250 gene encoding cytochrome P450 71A1-like, protein MSSMLQTVSLSWVGASLLAATLSLFLFLRWTAAKKPGQLPTPPRLPIIGNLHLLGSLAHHSLARLSEKYGPVMLLHFGRVPTVVVSSVAGAQEALKTRDLAFSGRPLSSLSDRLFYGSQDVAFAQYGGKWRQMRRVCVLHLLSPKQVRSFRSVREEEVARLVDCIRAASGAAVNMSAMIIALTCDILCKVAFGSKYTEEGGSQIHSLMSELSAVMGMFPLRDHIPWLGWIDWLNGMDGRVKKIAMTIDSFIEKVLEQHTSQRGGNNNDKEDSSMDDLVDILISLDDKEDLDVMSLGRDSIKAIILDMFAAGTETTYVAMEWAMAELMKHPAEMKRAQEEVRRVVGPRGNLGEEAAKEMQYLKAVIKETLRLHPPFPILFPRQTVEDTQLLGYHVPQGTTLFINAWALGRDVGTWEKPEEFRPERFIDDVVDFKGQDFQLIPFGAGRRGCPGIDFAVATMELALASLLYHFDWELPEGMRVEEMDMSESSGITVRKKSSLIIVGKTVSQ, encoded by the exons ATGTCTTCCATGCTCCAAACAGTCTCTCTTTCGTGGGTGGGTGCCTCCCTTCTCGCCGCCACCCTCTCCTTGTTCTTATTCTTGCGCTGGACTGCGGCCAAGAAACCCGGCCAACTTCCGACCCCGCCAAGGCTTCCGATCATCGGCAACCTGCACCTGCTCGGCTCCCTCGCTCACCACTCACTGGCAAGGCTGTCCGAGAAGTATGGCCCTGTGATGCTCCTCCACTTCGGCCGCGTCCCTACGGTCGTCGTCTCCTCGGTGGCGGGTGCGCAGGAGGCCCTGAAGACCCGAGATCTGGCCTTCTCCGGCCGCCCACTCTCGAGCCTGAGCGACAGGCTCTTCTACGGCTCCCAGGACGTTGCCTTTGCCCAGTACGGCGGTAAGTGGCGGCAGATGAGGCGCGTTTGCGTCCTCCACTTGCTCAGCCCCAAACAGGTGCGCTCCTTTCGCTCGGTAAGGGAAGAGGAGGTGGCCCGTCTGGTTGACTGCATCCGCGCCGCTTCCGGTGCGGCGGTGAACATGAGCGCCATGATCATCGCCCTCACGTGCGACATACTTTGCAAGGTGGCGTTCGGGAGCAAGTACACCGAGGAGGGTGGAAGCCAAATCCACTCCTTGATGTCGGAGCTATCTGCAGTGATGGGGATGTTCCCACTGCGGGATCACATCCCATGGTTGGGGTGGATCGATTGGTTGAATGGAATGGATGGAAGGGTGAAAAAGATTGCCATGACAATTGATTCTTTCATCGAGAAAGTCTTAGAGCAGCATACGAGTCAGAGAGGCGGTAATAATAACGATAAAGAGGACAGCAGCATGGACGATTTGGTTGATATATTGATCTCCCTGGACGATAAAGAGGACCTTGATGTCATGTCACTCGGCAGGGACAGTATCAAGGCCATTATTTTG GATATGTTTGCCGCGGGGACGGAGACAACGTACGTGGCGATGGAGTGGGCGATGGCGGAGCTCATGAAGCACCCGGCAGAGATGAAGAGAGCGCAAGAGGAGGTCAGAAGGGTTGTCGGTCCGAGAGGAAACCTGGGAGAGGAGGCAGCGAAAGAGATGCAGTACCTAAAGGCAGTGATCAAGGAGACTCTCAGGTTGCACCCTCCGTTTCCTATACTGTTTCCGAGGCAGACGGTGGAAGACACCCAGCTGCTGGGTTATCACGTCCCACAAG GTACCACCTTGTTCATCAATGCATGGGCACTCGGAAGGGATGTTGGGACATGGGAGAAGCCCGAGGAGTTCCGACCGGAAAGGTTCATCGACGACGTCGTCGATTTCAAAGGGCAGGACTTCCAGCTTATACCGTTTGGAGCAGGCCGCAGAGGCTGTCCTGGAATAGATTTTGCAGTCGCCACCATGGAACTCGCTCTTGCGAGTCTGCTGTACCACTTCGACTGGGAGTTGCCGGAAGGAATGAGAGTGGAGGAGATGGACATGAGCGAGTCATCCGGAATCACAGTGCGGAAGAAATCCAGCTTAATTATCGTGGGGAAGACGGTAAGCCAGTAA
- the LOC135583344 gene encoding 26S proteasome non-ATPase regulatory subunit 8 homolog A-like isoform X1: MDPKLVEVTQLFERFKAAFVRNDFGACTDLLSHLKVLLTKFPSLPPSYQETPNAVQELTIARDIYEHAVVLSVKTEDQDSFERDFFQLKPFYTDTCGIIPPSPQEYPILGLNLLRLLVQNRIAEFHTELELLPQSALENPCIKHAVELEQSFMEGAYNRVLSARQTVPHDTYVYFLDLLAKTVRDEIAGCSEKAYDYLSINNAKKILMFSTDQELSEYITEEHPEWEIKNGCVFFQKAKESQPCKEIPALQLINQTLSYARELERIV, translated from the exons ATGGATCCGAAGCTGGTGGAAGTCACGCAGCTCTTCGAGCGCTTCAAAGCCGCGTTCGTGAGGAACGATTTCGGCGCCTGCACCGATCTCCTCTCCCACCTCAAG GTTCTGCTGACAAAATTTCCTAGTTTGCCACCATCATATCAGGAAACACCAAATGCTGTCCAGGAACTGACAATTGCAA GAGATATATATGAGCATGCTGTTGTCTTGAGTGTGAAGACTGAAGATCAAGATTCTTTTGAAAGAGATTTCTTTCAACTCAAACCGTTCTATACTGATACTTG TGGCATAATACCACCGTCACCCCAAGAGTACCCAATCTTGGGCCTTAACCTTCTGAGGCTGCTTGTACAAAACAGAATAGCGGAATTCCATACTGAACTTGAACTCCTTCCACAAAGTGCTTTGGAGAATCCTTGCATCAAGCATGCCGTGGAGTTGGAACAATCTTTCATGGAAGGTGCTTATAATCGTGTATTAAGTGCGAGACAGACTGTGCCACATGATACTTATGTTTATTTCTTGGATCTTCTTGCGAAGACAGTCAG AGATGAGATTGCTGGGTGCAGTGAAAAAGCCTATGATTATTTGTCAATTAATAATGCcaagaaaattttaatgttcTCTACGGACCAAGAGCTTTCGGAGTATATCACAGAG GAACACCCGGAATGGGAAATCAAGAATGGTTGTGTGTTCTTTCAAAAGGCAAAAGAATCTCAACCTTGCAAAGAAATACCCGCGCTGCAACTGATCAACCAGACATTGAGTTATGCCAGAGAGTTGGAGCGCATCGTTTAA